The genomic window CGCCATTTTCATTTTGAGCAAGCCACATGTAGCCCTCACCAATGCCTGCCACCCACAATGCAATGGCATAAATTGCCACCCCGGCATGGGCTAACCAAAAGTGCCATTTGATCAGTCGAGTAGACCAGAGCTTGTCTTTATCCCACAATTTCGGGATGAAGTAGTAGAACACCGCAATGCCTGACATGCCCACCCAGCCTAAAGCGCCTGAGTGTACGTGGCCGATAATCCATTCGGTGTTATGTGCCATCATGTTAAACCAACGAATTGCCAGTAACGGGCCTTCAAAGGTCGCCAAACAGTAGTAAAGGATGGCGGAGAAGAAAAACATCATGATGTAGTCGTTTTTCAGTTTTTGCTTATTTTGCAATAGGGTCATGGCACTGTTAAATGCGCCACCCCAAGATGGCAGCCATAAAATCAATGACATCACGATGCCAATGTTTTGCACCCAAATAGGCACAGAAGAGTAAATAAGATGGTGCGTGCCTGCCCAAGTGTAAAAACCGACTAATCCCCAAAAGTGAATCACAGAAAGGCGATAGGAATAAATTGGTCGCTCAGAGACTTTAGGTATGAAGTAGTAGTTCATACCGATAACGCCAGCGGTCAGCAAGAAGCCCACTGCATTGTGTCCCCACCACCATTGCACTATGGCATCTTGCGCGCCAGCAAACACCGAGTATGATTTGGTGAGTGAGGCCGGTAGCGCAAGGTTATTGATGACAAAGATCAGTGCAATCACAATAATAAATGCGGCAAAAAACCAGTTTGCAACAAAGATGTGATTGACCTTTCTTTTGGCTATAGTGCCAAAGAAAAGGATGGCGTACAGCACCCAAACTAATACGATAAGAAGGTCGATTGGCCATTCAAGCTCGGCATACTCTTTTGAAGTGGTGTAGCCCAGAGGTAACGATAATACAGCCAGTAACAGAACCAACTGCCAACCCCAAAATACCATCCATGCTAGGCTTTTATTAAATAGCCCACATTGCCCAGTGCGCTGCGCAATATACAGCGAAGCACCCATCAAAATATTGACCACAAATCCGTAAATTACCCCCGAGGTATGTAAGGGGCGCAGTCGACCAAATTGAAAATATTCAGAATCAAAATTAAGTACCGGCCAATACAGTTGCGCGGCAAGTACCACCCCAACAATCATACCTATGATTGACCATGTGACGGACGCCACTACAAAATATTTGACGACCTTGGTGCTGTACACCGTGGTTTCGTTTTCCATCAGTTAATCCTTTACTGCTGAGGTTCTTGACCGATCTTTGAGAAGAAGTACGAAATGTCTTCAATGTCTTGATCAGATAGCGAGTCAGCTTGTTGCTGCATTAAAATGGCTAGGCCACTGGTTCGCTCTCTGGCTTTATAATCTTTAAGGGAGGAGATCAGAT from Vibrio neonatus includes these protein-coding regions:
- the ccoN gene encoding cytochrome-c oxidase, cbb3-type subunit I, whose product is MENETTVYSTKVVKYFVVASVTWSIIGMIVGVVLAAQLYWPVLNFDSEYFQFGRLRPLHTSGVIYGFVVNILMGASLYIAQRTGQCGLFNKSLAWMVFWGWQLVLLLAVLSLPLGYTTSKEYAELEWPIDLLIVLVWVLYAILFFGTIAKRKVNHIFVANWFFAAFIIVIALIFVINNLALPASLTKSYSVFAGAQDAIVQWWWGHNAVGFLLTAGVIGMNYYFIPKVSERPIYSYRLSVIHFWGLVGFYTWAGTHHLIYSSVPIWVQNIGIVMSLILWLPSWGGAFNSAMTLLQNKQKLKNDYIMMFFFSAILYYCLATFEGPLLAIRWFNMMAHNTEWIIGHVHSGALGWVGMSGIAVFYYFIPKLWDKDKLWSTRLIKWHFWLAHAGVAIYAIALWVAGIGEGYMWLAQNENGELIYSFVEAMNFKAPWLFLRFFGGALFVLGLFLMVFNLYKTVTTPKFVLKREAS